A section of the Streptomyces sp. Je 1-369 genome encodes:
- a CDS encoding arsenate reductase ArsC, whose translation MPDTPPQPSVLFVCVHNAGRSQMAAAFLTHLAGDRVQVRSAGSAPADTVNPAAVEALAEIGIDISAEVPKVLTVEAVQASDVVITMGCGDTCPVFPGKRYLDWQLPDPAGQGIAAVRPTRDEIEQRVRALIDDIAPIART comes from the coding sequence ATGCCTGACACCCCGCCCCAACCCTCCGTGCTGTTCGTCTGCGTCCACAACGCCGGGCGTTCACAGATGGCGGCCGCCTTCCTCACCCACCTCGCCGGGGACCGCGTCCAGGTCCGGTCGGCCGGGTCGGCCCCGGCGGACACGGTCAACCCGGCCGCGGTCGAAGCACTCGCAGAGATCGGCATCGACATCTCCGCCGAGGTGCCCAAGGTGCTCACCGTGGAGGCCGTCCAGGCCTCCGACGTCGTCATCACCATGGGCTGCGGCGACACCTGCCCCGTCTTCCCCGGCAAGCGCTACCTCGACTGGCAACTCCCCGACCCCGCGGGCCAAGGAATCGCCGCGGTCCGCCCCACCCGCGACGAGATCGAACAACGCGTCCGAGCCCTGATCGACGACATCGCACCGATCGCCCGCACATGA
- a CDS encoding TIGR02391 family protein — protein MARRDFTANALIPHGHHQNWDLIEEIIRELERVTDQWQGAETEITVRGKRELYGRYNSLIDAKVGLGDDHRDVTEVDISRIERDGDDSDMYATVTLSKSQKDTSWVFASGPVKRDCEGLVRSLQSFILQAINFPDLARMNSGGGGDIESRLQHLHSAVKSGALARLASGHGDEAVEEACKSVGARLRDLSGLDEDGASLVTNALGGRRLIQINDGVSKTDASEQEGYMYLGMALFRAARNPRAHRPSDPNFNTDEVIEWISVASALHRALDRAKVSPPPR, from the coding sequence ATGGCGAGAAGAGACTTCACTGCTAACGCGCTAATTCCTCACGGGCATCATCAGAATTGGGACCTGATCGAAGAGATCATTCGAGAGTTGGAACGGGTCACTGACCAATGGCAGGGTGCAGAGACTGAGATTACCGTCAGAGGTAAGAGGGAACTCTACGGCAGGTATAACAGCCTCATCGATGCGAAGGTGGGCCTGGGGGACGATCACCGCGATGTCACCGAGGTGGACATCTCGCGTATTGAGCGTGATGGTGATGACTCCGACATGTACGCCACGGTGACGCTCTCAAAAAGCCAAAAGGACACCTCCTGGGTTTTCGCTTCTGGTCCTGTAAAGCGTGATTGCGAAGGGCTAGTGCGAAGCCTCCAGAGCTTTATTCTCCAAGCTATCAACTTTCCTGATCTCGCAAGAATGAACTCTGGAGGAGGGGGTGATATCGAGTCGCGCCTGCAGCATCTCCATTCAGCTGTGAAGTCTGGTGCGCTGGCGAGGTTGGCGAGTGGGCACGGTGACGAGGCTGTCGAGGAGGCGTGCAAAAGTGTGGGAGCTCGTCTCCGGGATCTCAGTGGTCTTGATGAGGACGGAGCCTCACTGGTAACCAACGCCCTGGGAGGGCGTCGGTTGATCCAAATCAACGACGGTGTGTCTAAGACAGATGCGAGCGAGCAGGAAGGGTACATGTACCTAGGAATGGCCCTATTCCGGGCTGCTCGAAATCCCCGCGCGCACAGGCCTTCGGACCCGAACTTCAATACAGACGAAGTGATCGAGTGGATTTCTGTTGCTAGCGCTCTCCATAGGGCGCTGGACCGGGCCAAGGTTTCGCCGCCCCCGCGATAG
- a CDS encoding ArsI/CadI family heavy metal resistance metalloenzyme, with translation MSRAQLALRVSDLEASITFYSKLFGTEPAKRREGYANFAITEPPLKLVLIEGEPGQDTRLDHLGVEVESTDQVTAATGRLKDAGLATFEENDTSCCYALQDKVWVHGPGKEPWEVYVVKADAESQGASAGCGCGCGCGCG, from the coding sequence ATGTCCCGCGCTCAGCTCGCCCTGCGTGTCAGCGACCTGGAAGCGTCGATCACCTTCTACTCGAAGCTGTTCGGCACCGAACCGGCCAAACGGCGTGAGGGCTACGCCAACTTCGCCATCACCGAGCCCCCGCTCAAGCTCGTCCTCATCGAGGGCGAGCCGGGGCAGGACACCCGCCTCGACCACCTCGGCGTCGAGGTCGAGTCCACCGACCAGGTCACCGCGGCCACCGGCCGTCTCAAGGACGCGGGCCTGGCGACGTTCGAGGAGAACGACACCTCCTGCTGCTACGCCCTCCAGGACAAGGTCTGGGTGCACGGCCCCGGCAAGGAGCCCTGGGAGGTGTACGTCGTCAAGGCCGACGCCGAGTCCCAGGGCGCGAGTGCGGGCTGCGGCTGCGGCTGCGGCTGCGGCTGCGGCTGA
- a CDS encoding phosphoribosyltransferase, producing the protein MSDVRENLTYDKFGGAVRELAQTIADDGYQPDVIISIARGGVFVAGGLAYALDCKNIHLVNVEFYTGVGTTLEMPVMLAPVPNVIDFTDKKVLIADDVADTGKTLKLVHDFCLDHVAEVRSAVIYEKSHSLVKCEYVWKRTDEWINFPWSVEPPVVKRQGQVLDA; encoded by the coding sequence ATGAGTGACGTGCGCGAGAACCTTACGTACGACAAGTTCGGCGGCGCTGTGCGCGAGCTCGCGCAGACGATCGCCGACGACGGGTACCAGCCCGACGTGATCATCTCCATCGCCCGCGGTGGCGTCTTCGTCGCGGGCGGCCTCGCGTACGCACTCGACTGCAAGAACATCCACCTGGTGAATGTGGAGTTCTATACCGGGGTCGGGACGACTCTGGAAATGCCTGTGATGCTCGCGCCCGTTCCCAACGTCATCGACTTCACCGACAAGAAGGTGCTGATCGCCGACGACGTCGCCGACACCGGCAAGACGCTGAAGCTCGTCCACGACTTCTGCCTCGATCACGTCGCCGAAGTACGGTCCGCCGTCATCTATGAGAAGTCGCACTCCCTCGTGAAGTGCGAGTACGTGTGGAAGCGCACCGACGAGTGGATCAACTTCCCGTGGAGCGTCGAGCCGCCCGTCGTGAAGCGTCAGGGGCAGGTTCTCGACGCGTGA
- a CDS encoding ATP-binding protein, with protein MHEYTSTARVWGLTCPGFPEEVSRARRWTRDILRGSPLADAAELIVSELSTNAILHTASGRQSGSFSLAIEVSPQMLTLSVTDDGGAGTAPKVEHQDEEAEHGRGLDMVSAIAHRVVVNDSDHGHTVTAAFFTEAGRGGQLCG; from the coding sequence ATGCACGAGTATACGAGCACTGCCCGAGTCTGGGGCCTCACTTGCCCAGGATTCCCAGAAGAGGTCAGCCGGGCCCGACGCTGGACGCGGGACATCCTTCGCGGCTCACCACTCGCGGACGCCGCCGAACTCATCGTGAGCGAACTGAGCACAAATGCGATCCTGCACACAGCCAGCGGGCGTCAGTCGGGCAGCTTCTCCCTGGCTATCGAGGTATCCCCGCAGATGCTCACCCTGTCGGTCACGGACGACGGGGGCGCGGGAACCGCGCCGAAGGTCGAGCACCAGGACGAGGAGGCGGAACACGGCCGGGGCCTGGACATGGTCAGCGCCATCGCGCACCGCGTCGTCGTCAACGACAGCGACCACGGCCACACGGTCACCGCGGCTTTCTTCACCGAGGCCGGCAGGGGAGGCCAACTATGCGGATGA
- a CDS encoding GntR family transcriptional regulator gives MTSLPSRLGAVDPTSDRAVFRQIADQLREAIDRGRFTEGEKLPSEAELVEHYGVSRMTVRNSFSILQGEGLVHAEHGRGVFVRPRQPVRRLASDRFARRHREQGKSAFLVEADAAGGHPEVDSLEVKEEKADQDIATRLGAARRVLARRRRYLLDGRPVEFAVSYLPLDIARGTQIAEPNPGPGGIYARLEELGHHLDHFEEEIRARMPSPDEVRTLRLASGVPVISLIRTAYDKEGRAVEVCDTVMAADAYVLAYQLPAD, from the coding sequence GTGACGTCACTCCCGAGCCGGCTCGGTGCCGTCGACCCCACGAGTGATCGTGCGGTCTTCCGGCAGATCGCCGACCAGCTGCGTGAGGCCATCGACCGGGGGCGGTTCACGGAGGGCGAGAAGCTGCCCTCGGAGGCCGAACTCGTCGAGCACTACGGGGTCTCCCGGATGACCGTCCGGAATTCCTTCTCGATTCTTCAGGGCGAGGGACTCGTGCACGCCGAGCACGGCAGAGGCGTCTTCGTGCGGCCCCGGCAGCCCGTGCGTCGGCTCGCCTCCGACCGGTTCGCCCGGCGCCACCGGGAGCAGGGCAAGTCCGCCTTCCTCGTCGAGGCCGATGCCGCAGGCGGACATCCCGAGGTGGACAGCCTGGAGGTCAAGGAGGAGAAGGCCGACCAGGACATCGCCACCCGGCTCGGGGCGGCGCGGCGCGTGCTTGCTCGTCGGCGCCGGTATCTCCTCGACGGGCGGCCGGTCGAGTTCGCCGTCTCGTACCTCCCGCTCGACATCGCGCGCGGTACGCAGATCGCCGAGCCCAACCCCGGCCCCGGCGGCATCTACGCCCGCCTCGAAGAACTCGGCCACCACCTCGACCATTTCGAAGAGGAGATCCGCGCCAGAATGCCCTCGCCCGACGAAGTGCGGACGCTGCGGCTGGCCTCCGGTGTGCCGGTCATCAGCCTGATCCGCACCGCGTACGACAAGGAGGGGCGGGCCGTGGAGGTCTGCGACACCGTCATGGCTGCCGACGCCTACGTCCTCGCGTATCAGCTGCCTGCCGACTGA
- a CDS encoding CopG family transcriptional regulator: protein MSMKRTNVYADPDDLAIIKEAAKRRGISEAEIIRQGIHLAAMANRVWDEPLFSRTFEGPGRTPSKAAVRDTVAEAVRSARDTDPGTVA, encoded by the coding sequence ATGTCCATGAAGCGCACCAACGTCTATGCCGACCCCGACGACCTGGCGATCATCAAGGAAGCCGCCAAGCGTCGAGGGATTAGCGAGGCGGAGATCATTCGCCAGGGCATCCACCTCGCCGCCATGGCGAACCGGGTCTGGGACGAGCCCCTGTTCTCGCGCACCTTCGAGGGCCCGGGGCGCACGCCGTCCAAGGCCGCGGTCCGCGACACGGTCGCCGAAGCGGTACGGAGTGCTCGCGATACGGACCCCGGAACCGTCGCGTGA
- a CDS encoding NUDIX hydrolase: protein MSVAGVIVDDQDRALLIKRRDNGHWEPPGGILEREETIPEALQREVLEETGIKIALPATLTGIYKNMTGLIVSMVFRCEAADGTPTTGAETRALRWATRDEVTELADEAYAIRVLDALDAASPPAIRAHDGVKLV from the coding sequence GTGAGCGTCGCCGGAGTCATCGTCGACGACCAGGACCGGGCCCTCCTCATCAAGCGCCGCGACAACGGACATTGGGAGCCGCCGGGCGGCATCCTCGAACGCGAGGAGACCATCCCCGAGGCTCTGCAACGCGAGGTCCTCGAAGAGACCGGCATCAAGATCGCACTTCCCGCGACCCTGACCGGCATCTACAAGAACATGACGGGCTTGATCGTCTCCATGGTCTTCCGCTGCGAGGCCGCCGACGGCACACCCACCACCGGGGCCGAGACCCGAGCTCTGCGCTGGGCGACCCGCGACGAAGTCACCGAACTCGCCGACGAGGCGTACGCGATCCGCGTCCTGGACGCACTCGACGCGGCGTCCCCGCCTGCCATCCGTGCCCACGACGGCGTGAAACTCGTCTAG
- a CDS encoding chemotaxis protein CheB, whose product MTAAQPNVPKPDADHPSAGRAPAGPFGVVAVASSAGGIQALSALLGALGPELSVPVLVVQHLDPRHRTVIADVLNRRTELPVELATAGEKPVPGTVHIAPPGRHLLIGSDGDLTLSDAELVHFVRPSADLLFESVAGSYGPRAIACVLTGTGVDGAMGVEAVHSRGGTVIAEDPRTAEFSGMPQAAVNTGAVDFVLPLVEIAAVVRGLLDAPGQ is encoded by the coding sequence GTGACGGCCGCCCAGCCCAACGTCCCCAAGCCCGACGCCGACCACCCCAGCGCCGGCCGAGCCCCCGCGGGTCCCTTCGGCGTCGTCGCCGTCGCGTCGTCCGCGGGCGGCATCCAAGCGCTGAGCGCACTCCTGGGGGCGTTGGGTCCTGAGTTGTCCGTGCCGGTGCTGGTGGTCCAGCACCTCGATCCGAGGCACCGGACCGTGATCGCCGACGTGCTCAACCGCCGTACGGAACTGCCGGTCGAGCTCGCGACGGCCGGGGAGAAACCGGTCCCCGGCACCGTCCACATCGCGCCACCCGGGCGCCACCTGCTCATCGGCTCGGACGGGGACCTGACGCTCTCCGACGCCGAGCTGGTTCACTTCGTACGCCCCTCCGCCGACCTCCTCTTCGAATCGGTCGCCGGCTCCTACGGCCCCCGCGCCATCGCCTGCGTGCTGACCGGGACCGGCGTTGACGGGGCGATGGGTGTGGAAGCCGTGCATTCGCGCGGCGGGACCGTGATCGCCGAGGATCCGCGGACGGCTGAGTTCTCCGGGATGCCCCAGGCGGCCGTGAACACGGGCGCGGTGGATTTCGTGCTACCTCTAGTGGAGATCGCGGCGGTCGTCCGCGGACTTCTCGACGCCCCGGGGCAGTGA
- a CDS encoding GAF and ANTAR domain-containing protein codes for MKPQGNDEALGQVATARGRAARELDRAARAAASAERHERLASADPDADGRQFHAQVADTHRRTAACHRSSAALHAAFADRTSAWVRGKGSRPRFMTGVADALGTDSAAITLVDSAQNQLAVAVSDQPALAAQDLEYVLGEGPCRDAAHERCPVHSAGEDIERRWPGYGPALTSLGITSVLAVPLESKAGCFGALAVFEPRAGLLGSTDLAEVTAALTRIVLLGPDADPELYGSTDHRDTVQQAAGVLSVRVGCGIDDALALIKARAFADETTTAAIARRILNGDPYL; via the coding sequence ATGAAGCCGCAGGGGAACGACGAAGCCCTCGGTCAGGTCGCGACCGCGCGAGGACGTGCCGCCCGAGAGCTCGATCGGGCTGCGCGAGCCGCGGCGTCGGCCGAGCGGCACGAGAGACTGGCGTCGGCCGATCCCGATGCCGACGGCCGCCAATTCCACGCGCAGGTCGCCGACACACACCGTCGGACGGCCGCCTGCCACCGTTCCTCGGCCGCCCTGCACGCCGCCTTCGCCGACCGCACGTCGGCGTGGGTCCGGGGCAAGGGCAGCCGGCCCCGCTTCATGACCGGCGTGGCGGACGCGCTGGGCACGGACAGCGCCGCGATCACCCTGGTCGACTCCGCGCAGAACCAGCTCGCGGTCGCGGTGTCCGACCAACCCGCCCTGGCAGCCCAGGACTTGGAGTACGTCCTGGGGGAGGGCCCGTGCCGCGACGCGGCGCACGAACGCTGTCCGGTCCATTCGGCGGGTGAGGACATCGAGCGCCGCTGGCCCGGGTACGGTCCCGCGCTCACCTCCCTGGGCATCACATCGGTGCTCGCGGTCCCCCTGGAGTCGAAGGCCGGCTGCTTCGGTGCCCTCGCGGTGTTCGAACCACGCGCGGGACTCCTGGGGTCCACGGACCTCGCCGAGGTCACCGCGGCCCTCACCCGCATCGTGCTGCTCGGCCCGGACGCCGATCCGGAGCTGTACGGCAGCACGGACCACAGGGACACCGTCCAGCAGGCGGCGGGTGTCCTCTCCGTGCGGGTCGGCTGCGGCATCGACGACGCACTGGCACTGATCAAGGCCCGGGCATTCGCCGACGAGACGACGACCGCCGCCATCGCCCGGCGGATCCTGAACGGAGACCCGTATCTCTGA
- a CDS encoding 5'-nucleotidase C-terminal domain-containing protein, translated as MLTETVRVKGERVRPTGTYRVTVNDFLANGGNGFPTFTEGTERDGGSVTGLDALVRYLENNSAPNAPLDPPEPGRITFLAG; from the coding sequence CTGCTGACCGAGACCGTCCGGGTGAAGGGGGAGCGAGTACGGCCCACCGGCACGTACCGGGTGACCGTGAACGACTTCCTCGCCAATGGAGGCAACGGCTTCCCCACGTTCACCGAGGGGACGGAGCGTGACGGCGGCTCGGTGACCGGCCTCGACGCGCTCGTGCGCTACCTGGAGAACAACTCCGCCCCGAACGCGCCCCTCGACCCGCCCGAGCCCGGCAGGATCACCTTCCTCGCCGGGTAG
- a CDS encoding CheR family methyltransferase, which translates to MNESRKEPRNEGRQEPHSEPRNESRKESRKESRKELRPDARQEARGDSQKAAPNEALEELLLFIREARGFDFTGYKRSTLGRRIHKRMSDVGIDSYQDYQDLLETSADEFGALFNTILINVTSFFRDPEAWTFLQHEVVPELIASLTPDQEIRVWSAGCSSGEEAYSLAIMFAEALGIEESLRRVKIYATDVDEEALREARSGLYPTKSLEPLSPELRDKYFEPNGAQLSFRADLRRRVIFGRHDITRDAPISRLDLLICRNTLMYFNVEAQTQIVDRFHFALRQGGFLFLGKAEMLLNDAERFDVADIRQRVFRRRTGEAGLPYQPAPLKVRSSSGLELHSVARTRQLRDLVLDAGPIPWIAIDGDGAVVVINHQARMQFGLSAGDVGRPFQDLEISYRPVELRSLIDQATHERRTLRVNRVERRAGEETQFLDILIQPLSGPNGLHVATTISFTDVTVATQLKAEVKRVREDLETAYEELQSTNEELETTNEELQSSIEELETTNEELQSTNEELETTNEELQSGNEELETMNDEMRIRTEELDEARAFLEAVLTSIAAGVVVLDSKLRVKSWNRGAVDLWGLRSDEVVDKVFFDLDFGLPTEELRPLVKDCLKSRQRTGPVPVHALSRIGRPITCDIFCSPFDGHNGGVVLMMEESRILSTD; encoded by the coding sequence ATGAACGAATCTCGCAAAGAACCGCGCAACGAGGGGCGCCAAGAGCCTCACAGCGAGCCTCGCAACGAATCTCGTAAGGAGTCTCGTAAGGAGTCCCGCAAAGAGCTTCGCCCCGATGCCCGTCAAGAGGCCCGCGGCGATTCCCAGAAAGCGGCACCCAACGAAGCCCTGGAAGAGCTGCTGCTCTTCATCAGGGAGGCGCGGGGATTCGACTTCACCGGGTACAAGCGGTCCACCCTGGGACGCCGCATCCACAAGCGGATGTCCGACGTCGGCATCGACTCGTACCAGGACTACCAGGACCTCCTGGAGACCAGCGCCGACGAATTCGGCGCTCTCTTCAACACGATCCTGATCAACGTCACCTCCTTCTTCCGTGACCCGGAAGCCTGGACCTTCCTCCAGCACGAGGTCGTCCCCGAGCTGATCGCGAGCCTCACGCCCGACCAGGAGATCCGCGTGTGGAGCGCGGGCTGCTCCAGCGGCGAGGAGGCGTACTCGCTGGCCATCATGTTCGCGGAGGCGCTGGGCATCGAGGAGTCTCTGCGCCGCGTCAAGATCTACGCCACGGACGTGGACGAGGAGGCGCTGCGCGAAGCCAGGTCGGGGCTGTATCCGACGAAGTCGCTGGAGCCGCTCTCCCCCGAGCTGCGGGACAAGTACTTCGAGCCGAACGGCGCGCAGCTCAGCTTCCGCGCCGACCTGCGCCGCCGGGTGATCTTCGGGCGGCACGACATCACCCGTGACGCCCCGATCTCCCGGCTCGACCTGCTGATCTGCCGGAACACGCTGATGTACTTCAACGTCGAGGCGCAGACGCAGATCGTCGACCGTTTCCACTTCGCCCTGCGCCAGGGCGGCTTCCTCTTCCTCGGCAAGGCCGAGATGCTGCTGAACGACGCCGAGCGGTTCGATGTGGCGGACATACGACAGCGCGTCTTCCGTCGCCGTACGGGCGAGGCGGGGCTGCCCTACCAGCCCGCGCCCCTGAAGGTGCGGAGCAGCTCGGGCCTCGAACTGCACTCCGTGGCGCGCACCCGGCAGCTGCGCGATCTGGTCCTCGACGCGGGCCCGATCCCGTGGATCGCGATCGACGGGGACGGCGCCGTCGTGGTGATCAACCACCAGGCGAGGATGCAGTTCGGGCTGAGCGCCGGTGACGTGGGCCGTCCCTTCCAGGACCTGGAGATCTCCTACCGTCCGGTCGAGCTGCGCTCCCTCATCGATCAGGCCACGCACGAGCGCCGGACGCTGCGGGTCAACCGGGTGGAACGGCGGGCCGGTGAGGAGACCCAGTTCCTCGACATCCTCATCCAGCCGCTGTCCGGGCCCAACGGCCTGCACGTGGCGACCACGATCTCCTTCACCGACGTCACCGTGGCCACGCAGCTGAAGGCCGAGGTCAAGCGCGTACGCGAGGACCTGGAGACGGCGTACGAGGAACTCCAGTCGACCAACGAGGAGTTGGAGACCACCAACGAGGAACTCCAGTCCAGCATCGAGGAGTTGGAGACCACCAACGAGGAACTCCAGTCCACGAACGAGGAGCTGGAGACCACCAACGAGGAACTCCAGTCCGGCAACGAGGAACTGGAGACCATGAATGACGAGATGCGCATCCGCACCGAGGAGCTGGACGAGGCAAGGGCGTTCCTGGAGGCCGTGCTCACCAGCATCGCGGCGGGCGTGGTGGTCCTCGACAGCAAGCTGAGGGTGAAGAGCTGGAACCGGGGAGCCGTCGACCTGTGGGGGCTGCGCAGCGACGAGGTCGTCGACAAGGTCTTCTTCGACCTGGACTTCGGGCTGCCGACGGAAGAGCTGAGGCCTCTGGTGAAGGACTGTCTCAAGAGCCGCCAGCGCACCGGGCCGGTACCCGTGCACGCCCTGAGCCGCATCGGGAGGCCCATCACGTGCGACATCTTCTGCTCCCCGTTCGACGGGCACAACGGCGGCGTCGTCCTCATGATGGAAGAGAGCCGGATCCTCTCCACCGATTGA
- a CDS encoding ArsR/SmtB family transcription factor encodes MSNQELVVLGRASGADACCPGLLTTPLDEEQAVDLAKVFKALGDPVRLRLLSMIASQAGGEVCVCDLTPAFDLSQPTISHHLKLLRQAGLIDCERRGTWVYYWLLPEMTDRLAGILTRPAGAPLPERGETAGAAS; translated from the coding sequence ATGTCGAATCAAGAGCTTGTGGTGTTGGGGCGAGCCAGTGGAGCAGATGCGTGCTGCCCGGGGTTGCTGACCACCCCGCTGGACGAGGAGCAAGCCGTTGACCTGGCGAAAGTCTTCAAGGCGCTCGGCGACCCGGTGCGCTTGCGGCTGCTGTCCATGATCGCCTCGCAGGCGGGCGGAGAGGTCTGCGTGTGCGACCTGACACCGGCCTTCGACCTGTCACAGCCGACCATCTCGCATCACCTCAAGCTGCTGCGGCAGGCCGGCCTGATCGACTGCGAGCGGCGCGGCACGTGGGTCTACTACTGGCTGCTGCCGGAGATGACCGACCGCCTCGCGGGCATCCTGACCCGCCCCGCCGGCGCGCCGTTGCCCGAGCGTGGCGAGACGGCCGGAGCTGCCTCGTGA
- a CDS encoding PIN domain-containing protein has translation MIIVVADTSGLLAALDSTHPEHEAANEAILAAGLLVMSPLLLAELDHVATRELGREAALSAIDDIRRWMHRGRVVAPEITEDHLGAAQSVRARYRGLNLDLTDAVNVALAADYDTDAILTLDRRDFRAVRPLGRHKAFRVLPDDLPL, from the coding sequence GTGATCATCGTCGTCGCCGACACCTCCGGACTGCTGGCCGCTCTGGACTCCACGCACCCGGAACACGAGGCCGCGAACGAGGCGATCCTGGCCGCCGGACTCCTCGTCATGTCCCCGCTCCTGCTCGCCGAACTCGACCATGTAGCGACGCGCGAACTGGGCCGGGAGGCCGCGCTCAGCGCGATCGACGACATCCGGCGTTGGATGCATCGAGGCCGCGTCGTCGCCCCGGAGATCACAGAGGATCACTTGGGCGCCGCTCAGTCGGTCAGGGCGCGATACAGGGGACTGAACCTCGACCTCACGGACGCGGTGAATGTGGCTCTGGCCGCCGACTACGACACGGATGCGATCCTCACCCTCGACCGCCGGGACTTCCGCGCGGTACGCCCTCTCGGCCGCCACAAAGCATTCCGAGTACTGCCTGACGATCTCCCTCTCTGA
- the dcd gene encoding dCTP deaminase: MLLSDKDIRAEIDSGRVRIDPYDESMVQPSSIDVRLDRYFRVFENHRYPHIDPSVEQADLTRLVEPEGDEPFILHPGEFVLASTYEVISLPDDLASRLEGKSSLGRLGLVTHSTAGFIDPGFSGHVTLELSNLATLPIKLWPGMKIGQLCLFRLTSSAEAPYGSERYGSRYQGQRGPTASRSFLNFHRTQV; this comes from the coding sequence GTGCTTCTCTCAGACAAGGACATCCGGGCCGAGATCGACTCCGGACGGGTGCGGATCGACCCGTACGACGAATCCATGGTGCAGCCCTCGAGCATCGACGTGCGGCTGGACCGCTACTTCCGGGTGTTCGAGAATCACCGCTACCCACACATCGACCCCTCCGTCGAGCAGGCCGACCTGACGCGGCTCGTGGAGCCCGAGGGTGACGAGCCGTTCATCCTCCACCCCGGCGAGTTCGTGCTCGCGTCGACGTACGAGGTCATCTCCCTGCCGGACGATCTCGCCAGTCGGCTCGAGGGCAAGTCCAGCCTCGGGCGGCTCGGGCTCGTCACGCACTCCACCGCCGGGTTCATCGACCCGGGGTTCAGCGGGCACGTGACCCTTGAGCTCTCGAACCTGGCGACTCTGCCGATCAAGCTCTGGCCGGGCATGAAGATCGGACAGCTGTGTCTGTTCCGGCTCACCTCGTCCGCGGAGGCCCCCTACGGGTCCGAGCGGTACGGGTCGCGTTATCAGGGACAGCGGGGCCCGACCGCCTCCCGGTCCTTCCTCAATTTCCATCGGACACAGGTGTGA
- the arsB gene encoding ACR3 family arsenite efflux transporter — MAVGLGVGRSLPGLGDALATVTVSGVSLPIALGLLVMMYPVLAKVRYDRLGTVTRDRRLLLPSLLLNWIIGPALMFALAWLFLPDLPEYRTGLIIVGLARCIAMVIIWNDLACGHREAAAVLVALNSVFQVIAFSALGWFYLQVLPGLLGLEQTGLDVSVWEIARSVLVFLGIPLAAGYLTRRIGERTKGRAWYEAELVPRIGPFALYGLLFTIVVLFALQGDAITGRPLDVVRIALPLLVYFALMWAGSMLLGKAVGLDYPRTTTLAFTAAGNNFELAIAVAIATFGASSGQALAGVVGPLIEVPVLIGLVYVALYARRYFTTSTPPTSRQEEQTHARTSTHA, encoded by the coding sequence ATGGCCGTCGGTCTCGGCGTGGGCCGCTCCCTCCCGGGGCTCGGGGACGCGTTGGCCACCGTGACGGTGAGTGGCGTGTCCCTGCCGATCGCGCTGGGCCTGCTCGTGATGATGTATCCGGTGCTGGCCAAGGTCCGTTACGACCGGCTCGGCACCGTGACCAGGGACCGCCGCCTGCTGCTGCCTTCGCTGCTGTTGAACTGGATCATCGGCCCTGCCCTGATGTTCGCGCTGGCCTGGCTGTTCCTGCCGGACCTGCCCGAGTACCGCACCGGCCTGATCATCGTCGGCCTGGCCCGCTGCATCGCCATGGTCATCATCTGGAACGACCTCGCCTGCGGACACCGGGAAGCGGCCGCCGTCCTGGTCGCGCTCAACTCGGTGTTCCAGGTGATCGCGTTCTCCGCGCTCGGCTGGTTCTACCTCCAGGTGCTGCCCGGCCTGCTCGGCCTGGAGCAGACCGGACTCGACGTATCCGTCTGGGAGATCGCACGCAGCGTCCTGGTCTTCCTCGGCATCCCGCTCGCGGCCGGCTACCTGACCCGCCGCATCGGCGAGAGGACCAAGGGCCGCGCCTGGTACGAGGCGGAACTGGTCCCGCGCATCGGCCCGTTCGCCCTGTACGGGCTGCTGTTCACCATCGTCGTCCTCTTCGCGCTCCAGGGCGACGCCATCACCGGCCGACCGCTGGACGTGGTCCGTATCGCGCTACCGCTGCTGGTCTACTTCGCGCTCATGTGGGCCGGATCGATGCTGCTCGGCAAGGCCGTCGGCCTCGACTACCCGCGTACCACCACGCTCGCCTTCACCGCGGCGGGCAACAACTTCGAGCTGGCCATCGCCGTGGCCATCGCCACGTTCGGCGCCTCCTCGGGCCAGGCACTGGCCGGGGTCGTCGGCCCACTCATCGAAGTGCCGGTCCTGATCGGCCTGGTCTACGTGGCCTTGTACGCGCGCCGCTACTTCACGACCTCAACTCCCCCCACCTCGCGGCAGGAGGAGCAGACCCATGCCCGAACCTCCACCCATGCCTGA